The following proteins are encoded in a genomic region of Streptococcus cristatus AS 1.3089:
- the rplI gene encoding 50S ribosomal protein L9 — MKVIFLADVKGKGKKGEIKEVPTGYAQNFLIKKNLAKEATAQAIGELRGKQKSQEKAHAEMVAEAQAIKAKLEEEATVVAFTEKVGPDGRTFGSITNKKIADELQKQFGLKIDKRNIKVDSPIRSIGLIDVPVKIYQDVTGVIRLRVTEG, encoded by the coding sequence ATGAAAGTTATTTTTTTAGCAGATGTAAAAGGAAAAGGGAAAAAAGGGGAAATCAAGGAAGTGCCTACTGGCTACGCTCAAAATTTCTTAATCAAGAAAAACTTGGCTAAGGAAGCAACTGCACAAGCTATTGGGGAGTTGAGAGGAAAGCAAAAATCTCAAGAAAAAGCCCACGCAGAAATGGTAGCAGAGGCTCAAGCTATCAAAGCGAAGTTGGAAGAAGAAGCAACGGTTGTTGCGTTTACAGAGAAGGTCGGCCCAGACGGACGGACTTTTGGTTCGATTACTAACAAGAAAATTGCTGATGAACTACAAAAGCAATTTGGCCTAAAAATTGACAAACGGAATATCAAGGTTGATTCTCCCATTCGTTCGATTGGTCTGATTGATGTTCCTGTAAAGATTTACCAAGATGTGACAGGTGTGATTCGCCTGCGGGTTACTGAAGGGTAG